In a genomic window of Ralstonia nicotianae:
- the mreD gene encoding rod shape-determining protein MreD, whose protein sequence is MNSPQYLLRPVNPGFIAFSFVVAFLCNLMPWGHLQWIPDLVALVLVFWNIHQPRRVGMVVAFLLGLLMDVHEARLLGEHAMAYTLLSYFAITIHRRVLWFSVLSQALHVLPLLLLAHAVPILIRLLMGAHLPDWQVALPPLIEAALWPVANAILLAPQRRPESVDETRPI, encoded by the coding sequence ATGAACTCGCCCCAATATCTGCTGCGCCCGGTCAACCCCGGCTTCATCGCCTTCAGCTTTGTGGTGGCGTTCCTGTGCAATCTGATGCCGTGGGGACACCTGCAGTGGATCCCGGACCTGGTGGCGCTGGTGCTGGTGTTCTGGAACATCCACCAGCCGCGCCGCGTGGGCATGGTGGTGGCCTTCCTGCTGGGCCTGCTGATGGACGTGCACGAGGCGCGCCTGCTGGGCGAGCATGCGATGGCGTACACGCTGCTGTCGTACTTCGCCATCACCATTCACCGCCGCGTGCTGTGGTTCTCGGTGCTGTCGCAGGCGCTGCATGTCCTGCCGCTGCTGCTGCTCGCGCACGCGGTGCCGATCCTGATCCGCCTGCTGATGGGCGCGCACCTGCCCGATTGGCAGGTGGCGCTGCCGCCGCTGATCGAAGCCGCGCTGTGGCCCGTCGCGAACGCCATCCTGCTGGCGCCGCAGCGCCGTCCGGAGAGCGTCGACGAGACGCGCCCGATCTGA
- a CDS encoding AMP-binding protein, which produces MTAHNREPVEYLAGEMPLHRYCAHHAAQTPERIALLWYGRTICWRELDQLSTRLAVQFQRLGVARGHRVALFLQNCPQAILAHLAAAKLGAIAVPCLPLSRQHELHDQLADCGAKVLVAAADLMPIVEAARPGTSVDTVITTRYADLQPAQPACRKALAVPPELIAADIASAPVGRGQAGSSGQFDLMRLLGEPVDVAERNAVTAIQVDLDEVALMVYTSGITGRPKGAMLTHRNALYKTAVTVQTSGIQAADVLLAAAPLSHIAGMLMGMNLMLYAGAPTILLYRFDPLAVLQAIDRYRVTWWYSMTPMNLAVMAHPEAGQYRMASLIGNPCTSFGAPLTEAIADRWRAFAGPQCRIYEAAYGLSETHTCDAVMPPDAPRWGWHGKIVPQTEVRIVDPHTGAELPPGRSGEITIRSPGVFRGYWRRDEATRAAMQDGFLRTGDIGQVSPDGYLQWQGRIKELMKVSGYSVFPEDVEALLSRHPAIRQVAVTPMPDPDKGEVVCAHIVRMSGMALTEAELIAWSRENMAPYKVPRRVRFHDALPATATGKVLRRLLREEAAVAA; this is translated from the coding sequence ATGACCGCCCATAACCGCGAACCGGTCGAGTATCTCGCGGGCGAGATGCCGCTGCACCGCTATTGCGCGCATCACGCCGCGCAGACCCCCGAGCGCATCGCCCTGCTGTGGTACGGCCGCACGATCTGCTGGCGCGAACTCGATCAGCTGTCGACGCGGCTGGCCGTGCAGTTCCAGCGGCTCGGCGTGGCGCGTGGGCATCGTGTCGCCCTGTTCCTGCAGAACTGTCCGCAGGCCATCCTGGCGCATCTGGCCGCCGCCAAGCTGGGCGCCATCGCGGTGCCATGCCTGCCGCTGTCGCGCCAGCATGAACTGCACGACCAGTTGGCCGATTGCGGCGCCAAGGTCCTGGTTGCCGCGGCCGACCTGATGCCCATCGTCGAAGCCGCGCGGCCGGGCACCTCGGTCGACACCGTCATCACCACGCGCTATGCCGACCTGCAGCCGGCGCAGCCCGCCTGCCGCAAGGCGCTGGCGGTGCCGCCCGAGCTGATCGCCGCCGATATCGCGTCCGCCCCGGTGGGCCGGGGCCAAGCCGGCAGCAGCGGTCAGTTCGACCTCATGCGGCTGCTGGGCGAGCCGGTGGACGTGGCCGAGCGCAATGCCGTCACCGCGATCCAGGTCGACCTGGACGAGGTGGCGCTGATGGTCTACACGTCCGGCATCACCGGGCGCCCCAAGGGGGCCATGCTCACCCACCGCAACGCGCTGTACAAGACCGCCGTGACCGTGCAGACGAGCGGCATCCAGGCCGCCGACGTACTGCTGGCGGCGGCGCCGCTGTCGCACATCGCCGGCATGCTGATGGGCATGAACCTGATGCTGTACGCGGGCGCGCCGACCATCCTGCTGTATCGCTTCGACCCGCTGGCCGTGCTGCAGGCGATCGACCGCTATCGCGTCACCTGGTGGTACAGCATGACGCCGATGAATCTGGCGGTGATGGCGCATCCCGAAGCCGGGCAGTACCGCATGGCCTCGCTGATCGGCAACCCGTGTACCAGTTTCGGCGCGCCGCTGACCGAGGCGATCGCCGATCGATGGCGCGCCTTCGCGGGGCCGCAATGCCGCATCTATGAAGCGGCCTACGGCCTGTCGGAAACGCATACCTGCGACGCCGTCATGCCGCCCGATGCCCCCCGCTGGGGCTGGCACGGCAAGATCGTGCCGCAGACCGAGGTTCGCATCGTCGATCCGCACACCGGCGCCGAACTGCCGCCGGGCCGGTCGGGCGAAATCACGATCCGCAGCCCGGGCGTGTTCCGCGGCTACTGGCGGCGAGACGAGGCAACGCGGGCCGCGATGCAGGACGGCTTCCTGCGCACCGGCGACATCGGCCAGGTCTCGCCCGACGGCTACCTGCAATGGCAGGGCCGCATCAAGGAACTGATGAAGGTGTCGGGCTACAGCGTGTTCCCGGAAGACGTGGAGGCGCTGCTGTCGCGCCACCCGGCCATCCGGCAGGTGGCCGTGACACCGATGCCGGACCCGGACAAGGGCGAGGTGGTCTGCGCCCACATCGTGCGCATGAGCGGCATGGCGCTCACCGAAGCCGAGCTGATCGCCTGGTCGCGCGAGAACATGGCGCCGTACAAGGTGCCGCGCCGGGTGAGGTTCCACGACGCGCTGCCGGCCACGGCCACCGGCAAGGTGCTGCGGCGACTGTTGCGGGAAGAGGCGGCGGTGGCGGCCTGA
- the mreC gene encoding rod shape-determining protein MreC: MDYSPPPLFKQGPSATARLVALIALALALLVIDARLSVLGVVRQVVSVVLYPVERVVLIPRDTARALLDYTQSSTRLATDNRTLRESAVAQAQQSLRASQLEAENRNLRTLLNLKQHAAVSTVAAEVLYEARDPYTQRIVIDRGTRDGVRAGYPVIDDRGVVGQVTRVSLFEAQVTLLTDKDQAIPVEVVRNGLRSVAFGGARPGALDLRFMAASADLQQGDLLVTSGLDGVYPAGLPVARIAQIERKADTAFSRVICEPVAGIRSNRHLLIVKYESGFPPPTDLAPASAPKGKNAARDAREEKARAARAAAEANVPAPAADDNTPPPRPTDADGNPLDTDPAPKR; this comes from the coding sequence ATGGACTACTCCCCGCCGCCCCTCTTCAAGCAGGGCCCGTCCGCGACAGCGCGGCTGGTCGCCCTGATTGCGCTTGCGCTGGCCCTGCTGGTGATCGACGCGCGCCTGTCGGTGCTCGGCGTGGTCCGGCAGGTGGTGTCGGTGGTGCTGTATCCGGTCGAGCGCGTGGTGCTGATTCCGCGCGATACCGCCCGGGCGCTGCTGGACTACACGCAATCGTCCACCCGGCTCGCCACCGACAACCGCACCCTGCGCGAGTCGGCCGTCGCCCAGGCCCAGCAGTCGCTGCGCGCCAGCCAGCTGGAGGCCGAGAACCGCAACCTGCGCACGTTGCTCAACCTGAAGCAGCACGCCGCCGTGTCGACCGTGGCGGCGGAAGTCCTCTACGAGGCGCGTGATCCGTACACCCAGCGCATCGTCATCGACCGAGGCACCAGGGACGGCGTGCGCGCCGGCTACCCGGTGATCGACGACCGGGGCGTGGTCGGGCAGGTGACGCGCGTGTCGCTGTTCGAAGCGCAGGTGACGCTGCTGACCGACAAGGACCAGGCGATTCCCGTGGAGGTCGTCCGCAACGGCCTGCGCAGCGTGGCCTTCGGCGGCGCCCGCCCGGGCGCGCTGGACCTGCGCTTCATGGCCGCCTCGGCCGACCTGCAGCAGGGTGATCTGCTGGTGACGTCGGGTCTGGACGGCGTCTATCCCGCCGGCCTGCCGGTGGCGCGCATCGCCCAGATCGAGCGCAAGGCGGACACCGCCTTCTCCCGCGTGATCTGCGAGCCGGTGGCGGGCATCCGCAGCAACCGGCACCTGCTCATCGTCAAGTACGAGTCGGGCTTCCCGCCGCCGACGGACCTGGCGCCGGCCTCCGCCCCCAAGGGCAAGAACGCCGCGCGCGATGCCCGCGAGGAGAAGGCGCGCGCCGCGCGTGCCGCCGCCGAAGCCAACGTGCCCGCGCCGGCCGCCGACGACAACACGCCGCCGCCGCGACCGACCGACGCCGACGGCAACCCGCTGGATACCGATCCGGCGCCGAAACGCTAG
- a CDS encoding rod shape-determining protein: protein MFGFLRSYFSNDLAIDLGTANTLIYVRDKGIVLDEPSVVAIRQEGGPNAKKTIQAVGKEAKQMLGKVPGNIEAIRPMKDGVIADFTVTEQMLKQFIKMVHDSKLLRPSPRIIICVPCGSTQVERRAIRESALGAGASQVYLIEEPMAAAIGAGLPVSEPSGSMVVDIGGGTTEVGIISLGGMVYKGSVRVGGDKFDEAIVNYIRRNYGMLIGEQTAEAIKKEIGSAFPGSEVREMEVKGRNLSEGIPRAFTVSSNEILEALTDPLNQIVSSVKIALEQTPPELGADIAERGMMLTGGGALLRDLDRLLAEETGLPVLVAEDPLTCVVRGSGMALERMDKLGSIFSYE, encoded by the coding sequence ATGTTCGGCTTTCTGCGCAGCTATTTTTCCAACGATCTCGCGATCGACCTCGGCACCGCCAACACCCTGATCTACGTCCGCGACAAGGGCATCGTCCTCGACGAACCGTCCGTGGTCGCCATTCGCCAGGAAGGCGGCCCGAACGCCAAGAAGACCATCCAGGCCGTCGGCAAGGAAGCCAAGCAGATGCTGGGCAAGGTGCCGGGCAACATCGAGGCGATCCGCCCGATGAAGGACGGCGTGATCGCCGACTTCACCGTCACCGAGCAGATGCTCAAGCAGTTCATCAAGATGGTGCACGACAGCAAGCTGCTGCGCCCGTCGCCGCGCATCATCATCTGCGTGCCGTGCGGCTCGACCCAGGTGGAGCGTCGCGCCATCCGCGAATCGGCGCTGGGCGCCGGCGCCTCGCAGGTGTACCTGATCGAGGAGCCGATGGCGGCCGCGATCGGCGCCGGCCTGCCGGTGTCGGAGCCGTCGGGCTCGATGGTGGTGGACATCGGCGGCGGCACCACCGAGGTGGGCATCATCTCGCTGGGCGGCATGGTCTACAAGGGTTCGGTGCGCGTGGGCGGCGACAAGTTCGACGAGGCCATCGTCAACTACATCCGCCGCAACTACGGCATGCTGATCGGCGAGCAGACCGCCGAAGCCATCAAGAAGGAAATCGGCTCCGCCTTCCCGGGTTCGGAAGTGCGCGAGATGGAGGTCAAGGGCCGCAACCTGTCCGAGGGCATTCCGCGTGCCTTCACGGTGTCGTCCAACGAAATCCTGGAAGCGCTGACCGATCCGCTCAACCAGATCGTGTCGTCGGTCAAGATCGCGCTCGAGCAGACGCCGCCGGAACTGGGCGCCGACATCGCCGAGCGCGGCATGATGCTGACCGGCGGCGGCGCGCTGCTGCGCGACCTGGATCGCCTGCTGGCCGAGGAAACCGGCCTGCCGGTGCTGGTGGCCGAAGATCCGCTGACCTGCGTGGTGCGCGGCTCCGGCATGGCGCTGGAGCGCATGGACAAGCTCGGCAGCATCTTCTCGTACGAGTGA
- the gatC gene encoding Asp-tRNA(Asn)/Glu-tRNA(Gln) amidotransferase subunit GatC, with amino-acid sequence MALELSDVKRIAHLARIEVSDGEAAQTLTQLNQFFTLVEQMQAVDTTGIEPMAHPIEQVQAPAQRLREDAVTEPDRRADYQQCAPSTEAGLYLVPKVIE; translated from the coding sequence ATGGCACTCGAACTCTCCGACGTCAAACGCATCGCCCATCTTGCCCGCATCGAAGTCTCCGATGGCGAGGCGGCGCAGACCCTGACCCAGCTGAACCAGTTCTTCACGCTGGTCGAGCAGATGCAGGCCGTCGACACCACCGGCATCGAGCCGATGGCCCACCCGATCGAGCAAGTGCAGGCCCCGGCCCAGCGCCTGCGCGAAGACGCCGTGACCGAGCCCGACCGCCGCGCCGACTACCAGCAGTGCGCGCCGTCCACCGAGGCCGGCCTGTACCTGGTGCCCAAGGTCATCGAGTAA
- the gatA gene encoding Asp-tRNA(Asn)/Glu-tRNA(Gln) amidotransferase subunit GatA — protein sequence MTASTLKTLSAQLAAKEVSAVELARHYLARIEARADLNAFIHVDPEATLAQAQAADARLAAGDAGPLAGIPIAHKDVFVTRGWRATAGSKMLDSYVSPFDATVVERLAAAGMVTLGKTNMDEFAMGSSNENSHFGPVKNPWDVARVPGGSSGGSAAAVAADLAPAATGTDTGGSIRQPASFSGITGIKPTYGRVSRYGMIAFASSLDQGGPMARTAEDCALLLSAMAGFDARDSTSLEPGRGGDAEDFGRLLGRPLEGADAARPLAGLRIGLPQEYFGAGLADDVRAAVRAALAELETLGATLVDISLPKTELSIPTYYVIAPAEASSNLSRFDGVRYGHRAAAYRDLADMYRKTRAEGFGWEVKRRILVGTYVLSHGYYDAYYLQAQKIRRIIAQDFQNAFGQCDVIMGPVAPTVAWKLGEKTDDPLQMYLADIFTLSTSLAGLPGMSVPAGFGANGLPVGLQIIGNYFEEARMLQIAHAFQQATDWHTRRPAA from the coding sequence ATGACCGCATCCACGCTCAAAACCCTGTCCGCCCAACTCGCCGCCAAGGAAGTGTCGGCGGTGGAACTGGCGCGCCACTATCTGGCGCGCATCGAGGCGCGGGCCGACCTGAACGCCTTCATCCATGTCGACCCCGAGGCCACGCTGGCGCAGGCGCAAGCCGCCGACGCGCGCCTGGCCGCCGGCGACGCGGGGCCGCTCGCCGGTATCCCGATCGCGCACAAGGACGTGTTCGTCACGCGCGGCTGGCGCGCCACGGCCGGCTCGAAGATGCTCGACAGCTACGTGAGCCCGTTCGACGCCACCGTGGTCGAGCGCCTGGCCGCCGCCGGCATGGTGACGCTGGGCAAGACCAACATGGACGAGTTCGCGATGGGCTCGTCCAACGAGAACTCGCATTTCGGCCCGGTCAAGAATCCGTGGGATGTCGCGCGCGTGCCGGGCGGCTCGTCCGGCGGCTCGGCCGCAGCCGTGGCGGCGGACCTGGCGCCGGCCGCGACCGGCACCGACACCGGCGGCTCGATCCGCCAGCCGGCGTCGTTCTCGGGCATCACCGGCATCAAGCCGACGTATGGCCGGGTGTCGCGCTACGGCATGATCGCCTTTGCCTCGTCGCTGGACCAGGGCGGCCCGATGGCGCGCACGGCCGAGGACTGCGCGCTGCTGCTGTCGGCCATGGCCGGCTTCGACGCGCGCGATTCCACCAGCCTCGAGCCGGGCCGCGGCGGCGACGCGGAAGACTTCGGCCGCCTGCTGGGCCGGCCGCTGGAAGGCGCCGACGCCGCCCGCCCGCTGGCCGGCCTGCGCATCGGGCTGCCGCAGGAATACTTCGGCGCGGGGCTGGCCGACGACGTGCGCGCCGCCGTGCGGGCCGCGCTGGCAGAGCTGGAAACGCTGGGCGCCACGCTGGTCGACATCAGCCTGCCCAAGACCGAACTGTCGATCCCGACCTACTACGTGATCGCCCCGGCCGAGGCCTCGTCCAACCTGTCGCGCTTCGACGGCGTGCGCTACGGCCACCGCGCGGCGGCGTACCGCGACCTGGCCGACATGTACCGCAAGACCCGCGCCGAAGGCTTCGGCTGGGAGGTCAAGCGCCGCATCCTGGTCGGCACCTATGTGCTGTCGCACGGCTACTACGACGCCTACTACCTGCAGGCGCAGAAGATCCGCCGCATCATCGCGCAGGATTTCCAGAACGCGTTCGGGCAATGCGATGTGATCATGGGGCCGGTGGCGCCGACGGTGGCCTGGAAGCTCGGCGAGAAGACCGACGATCCGCTGCAGATGTACCTGGCCGACATCTTCACGCTATCGACCAGCCTGGCCGGCCTGCCGGGCATGAGCGTGCCGGCCGGCTTCGGCGCAAACGGTCTCCCGGTTGGCTTGCAGATCATTGGCAACTATTTTGAAGAGGCACGCATGCTGCAGATCGCGCATGCGTTCCAGCAGGCGACCGACTGGCACACGCGCCGGCCGGCGGCCTGA
- the rodA gene encoding rod shape-determining protein RodA gives MDKRRAFNVIKSLFTGFDKPLALIVFLLLGTGLIALYSAAIDMPGRVEDQVRNILLSFVVMWIIANLPQQTLMRFAVPLYTAGVALLIGVAMFGLIRKGARRWLNIGVVVQPSEIMKIAMPLMLAWYFQKREGVIHWYDYLAAAVLLLVPVGLIAKQPDLGTALLVLAAGIYVIYFAGLSWRLIVPVMVIAVTAVTLVVSFESRICAPGVNWPILHDYQQHRICTLLDPTTDPLGKGFHTIQSIIAIGSGGVTGKGWLKGTQTHLEFIPEKHTDFIFAVYSEEFGLVGNAILVFLYLLLILRGLVIAANAGTLFGRLLAGSITLIFFTYAFVNMGMVSGILPVVGVPLPLVSYGGTALVTLGMGLGILMSIARQKRFVQT, from the coding sequence ATGGACAAGCGCCGCGCATTCAACGTCATCAAGTCGCTCTTCACCGGCTTCGACAAGCCGCTGGCGCTGATCGTCTTCCTGCTGCTCGGCACGGGGCTGATCGCCCTGTACTCGGCGGCCATCGACATGCCCGGCCGGGTGGAAGACCAGGTGCGCAACATCCTGCTGTCGTTCGTGGTGATGTGGATCATCGCCAACCTGCCGCAGCAGACGCTGATGCGCTTTGCCGTACCGCTCTACACCGCGGGCGTGGCCCTGCTGATCGGCGTGGCGATGTTCGGGCTGATCCGCAAGGGTGCGCGGCGCTGGCTCAACATCGGCGTGGTGGTGCAGCCCTCCGAGATCATGAAGATCGCCATGCCGCTGATGCTGGCGTGGTACTTCCAGAAGCGCGAGGGGGTGATCCACTGGTATGACTACCTCGCCGCCGCCGTGCTGCTGCTGGTGCCGGTCGGCCTGATCGCCAAGCAGCCCGACCTGGGCACGGCGCTGCTGGTGCTGGCCGCGGGCATCTACGTGATCTACTTCGCGGGGCTGTCGTGGCGGCTGATCGTGCCGGTGATGGTGATCGCCGTGACGGCGGTGACGCTGGTGGTGTCGTTCGAGTCGCGCATCTGCGCGCCGGGCGTCAACTGGCCGATCCTGCACGACTACCAGCAGCACCGCATCTGCACGCTGCTCGACCCGACCACCGATCCGCTCGGCAAGGGTTTCCACACCATCCAGTCGATCATCGCGATCGGCTCGGGCGGGGTGACCGGCAAGGGCTGGCTCAAGGGCACGCAGACGCACCTGGAGTTCATCCCCGAGAAGCACACCGACTTCATCTTCGCGGTCTATTCCGAGGAGTTCGGGCTGGTGGGCAACGCGATCCTGGTGTTCCTGTACCTGCTGCTGATCCTGCGCGGGCTGGTCATCGCCGCCAACGCGGGCACGCTGTTCGGGCGCCTGCTGGCCGGGTCGATCACGCTGATCTTCTTCACCTACGCCTTCGTCAACATGGGCATGGTGAGCGGCATCCTGCCGGTGGTGGGCGTGCCGCTGCCGCTCGTCAGCTACGGCGGCACCGCGCTCGTCACGCTGGGGATGGGGCTGGGCATCCTGATGAGCATCGCGCGGCAGAAGCGCTTCGTGCAGACGTAG
- the mrdA gene encoding penicillin-binding protein 2: MTEIRNVEQELSRFRVRLAAAALFVLVCFGLLLVRFFWLQSVKHEQYSAKAEDNRISVAPIEPNRGIIMDRNGVVLARNYSAYTLEVTPSKLQDTLDNTIDQLAQVIDIQPRDRRRFKRLMEDARSFESLPIRSQLTDQEVARFSAQRFRFPGVDVHARLFRQYPLGEAAAHVIGYIGRISERDLERIDDMSEANSQPNVTYDPRKDANNYSGTEYIGKVGIEQSYETELHGLTGYEEVEVSAGGRPIRTLSTSQATPGNNLILSLDINLQRLAEQLFGNRRGALVAIEPETGDILAFVSKPTFDPNLFIEGIDSATWSELNGSPDKPLLNRPLRGTYPPGSTYKPFMALAALELGKRTPQWGMADPGSFTLGNHTFRDDAPGGHGWVDMYRSIVVSCDTYYYKLANDMGVNAIHDFMKPLGFGQVTGIDIEGERTGILPSTEWKRKAYKRPEQQKWYDGETISLGIGQGYNNFTILQLAHAVATLANNGGVMKPHLVKAVEDSVNKARTLTVPTESYRIPLKQANIDVIKRAMAGVVQAGTAAKAFAGAQYAAAGKTGTAQVFSLGKGEKYNHHAIPEYKRDHALFEAFAPTDHPKIAVALIVENAGFGATSAAPIARAVFDYYLQGKWPAELAAIAPKVQPQPPVDTPSVFSTGKTATIASATATPQAAAEAVAQSAALAAAASGEQAADAATVGGASAPGASAVAAGAPRAAPAMSSDRVAPALREAGTSAQAVAPATLDAQVLQALSHVQPAPDLPSPRGRNLPAAPASAPAASPKDRKPAVKPNPKPAPKPARAAP, translated from the coding sequence ATGACCGAGATCCGCAACGTCGAACAGGAGCTGTCGCGCTTTCGCGTGCGGCTGGCCGCGGCCGCGCTGTTCGTGCTGGTGTGCTTCGGGCTGCTGCTGGTGCGCTTCTTCTGGCTGCAGTCGGTCAAGCACGAGCAGTACTCGGCCAAGGCCGAGGACAACCGCATCTCGGTGGCGCCGATCGAGCCCAACCGCGGCATCATCATGGACCGCAACGGGGTGGTGCTGGCGCGCAACTACTCGGCCTACACGCTGGAGGTCACCCCGTCCAAGCTGCAGGACACGCTGGACAACACCATCGACCAGCTCGCCCAGGTGATCGACATCCAGCCGCGCGACCGTCGCCGCTTCAAGCGCCTGATGGAAGACGCGCGCAGCTTCGAGAGCCTGCCGATCCGCAGCCAGCTGACCGACCAGGAGGTGGCGCGCTTCTCGGCACAGCGCTTCCGCTTCCCGGGCGTGGACGTGCACGCTAGGCTGTTCCGCCAGTACCCGTTGGGCGAGGCGGCGGCGCACGTGATCGGCTACATCGGCCGCATCTCCGAGCGCGACCTCGAGCGTATCGACGACATGAGCGAGGCCAACAGCCAGCCCAACGTCACCTACGATCCGCGCAAGGACGCCAACAACTACAGCGGCACCGAGTACATCGGCAAGGTCGGCATCGAGCAGAGCTACGAGACCGAGCTGCACGGCCTGACCGGCTACGAAGAAGTCGAGGTCAGCGCGGGCGGGCGGCCGATCCGCACGCTGTCCACCTCGCAGGCCACGCCCGGCAACAACCTGATCCTGTCGCTCGACATCAACCTGCAGCGGCTGGCCGAGCAGCTGTTCGGCAACCGCCGCGGCGCGCTGGTGGCGATCGAGCCCGAGACCGGCGACATCCTCGCCTTCGTCTCCAAGCCCACCTTCGACCCGAACCTCTTCATCGAAGGCATCGACAGCGCCACCTGGAGCGAGCTGAATGGCTCGCCCGACAAGCCGCTGCTGAACCGCCCGCTGCGCGGCACGTATCCGCCGGGCTCGACCTACAAGCCGTTCATGGCGCTGGCCGCGCTGGAGCTGGGCAAGCGCACGCCGCAATGGGGCATGGCTGATCCCGGCTCGTTCACGCTGGGCAACCACACCTTCCGCGACGACGCGCCGGGCGGCCACGGCTGGGTCGACATGTACCGCTCCATCGTGGTGTCGTGCGACACGTACTACTACAAGCTCGCCAACGACATGGGCGTCAACGCCATCCACGATTTCATGAAGCCGCTCGGCTTCGGCCAGGTCACCGGCATCGACATCGAGGGCGAGCGCACCGGCATCCTGCCCTCCACCGAGTGGAAGCGCAAAGCCTACAAGCGTCCCGAGCAGCAGAAGTGGTACGACGGCGAAACCATCTCGCTGGGCATCGGCCAGGGCTACAACAACTTCACCATCCTCCAGTTGGCGCATGCGGTGGCGACGCTGGCCAACAACGGCGGCGTGATGAAGCCCCACCTGGTCAAGGCCGTCGAGGATTCCGTCAACAAGGCCCGCACGCTGACGGTGCCGACCGAGAGCTACCGGATTCCGCTCAAGCAGGCCAACATCGACGTGATCAAGCGCGCGATGGCCGGGGTGGTCCAGGCCGGCACGGCGGCCAAGGCGTTTGCCGGCGCGCAATATGCCGCGGCGGGCAAGACCGGCACGGCGCAGGTGTTCTCGCTCGGCAAGGGCGAGAAGTACAACCACCATGCCATTCCCGAATACAAGCGCGACCACGCGCTGTTCGAGGCCTTCGCGCCGACCGACCACCCGAAGATCGCGGTGGCGCTGATCGTCGAGAACGCCGGCTTCGGCGCCACCTCGGCCGCGCCGATCGCGCGCGCGGTGTTCGACTACTACCTGCAGGGCAAGTGGCCGGCCGAGCTGGCGGCCATCGCGCCCAAGGTCCAGCCGCAGCCGCCGGTCGATACGCCGAGCGTGTTCTCCACCGGCAAGACCGCCACCATCGCCAGCGCCACGGCCACGCCGCAGGCAGCCGCGGAGGCGGTGGCGCAGAGCGCGGCCCTGGCCGCGGCCGCATCCGGCGAGCAGGCTGCCGATGCAGCCACGGTGGGCGGCGCGTCCGCGCCGGGCGCTTCGGCCGTGGCGGCCGGCGCACCGCGCGCCGCGCCGGCGATGTCGTCCGATCGGGTCGCGCCCGCGCTGCGCGAGGCCGGCACCAGCGCCCAGGCGGTCGCTCCGGCCACGCTGGACGCCCAGGTGCTGCAGGCGCTGTCGCACGTCCAGCCCGCCCCCGACCTGCCGAGCCCGCGCGGCCGCAACCTGCCGGCGGCACCGGCTTCCGCGCCGGCCGCCTCGCCCAAGGACCGCAAGCCCGCGGTCAAGCCCAATCCCAAGCCTGCGCCCAAACCGGCACGGGCCGCTCCCTGA
- a CDS encoding LysR family transcriptional regulator, producing the protein MDRLQSMRVFSKVVELGSFARAAQHLSMSNAVVTRYVADLEAHLGTRLLNRTTRSLSLTDVGETYLQRCQQILLDIDEAESLATSRSQALVGSLRIVAPVMFGLHVLPMLLARFQQLYPEVTFDVALSDRPIDIVEDGRDVGIMVSELGLGSHLVARRMISAEMVMAATPAYLRQHSTPQRAEDIADHRVIAMWHPQLRHEWEMTAPDGQSIAVPVQPSLVTSNAELMHRAVLADMGIAILSSYMARPDLESGRLVRVLPQYKLPHRSLSLVYPSRKFLPTKVRTFIDYMLAQAMEAKQSEARAGRALTEAA; encoded by the coding sequence ATGGATCGCTTGCAGTCGATGCGCGTGTTCTCCAAGGTGGTGGAGCTCGGCAGCTTTGCCCGGGCTGCGCAGCATCTGTCGATGTCCAATGCCGTGGTCACCCGCTACGTGGCCGACCTGGAGGCCCATCTCGGCACGCGCCTGCTCAACCGCACCACGCGCAGCCTGTCGTTGACGGACGTGGGCGAGACCTATCTGCAGCGCTGTCAGCAGATCCTGCTGGACATCGATGAAGCTGAATCGCTTGCCACATCGCGCAGCCAGGCGCTGGTCGGCAGCCTGCGCATCGTCGCGCCGGTCATGTTCGGGCTGCACGTGCTGCCGATGCTGCTGGCGCGCTTCCAGCAGCTCTACCCCGAGGTGACCTTCGACGTGGCACTGTCGGACCGTCCGATCGATATCGTCGAGGATGGGCGCGACGTCGGCATCATGGTGTCGGAACTCGGCCTGGGCTCGCATCTCGTGGCGCGCCGGATGATCTCTGCCGAGATGGTCATGGCGGCCACCCCCGCCTACCTGCGCCAGCACTCCACGCCGCAGCGCGCCGAAGACATCGCCGACCACCGCGTGATCGCCATGTGGCATCCGCAACTGCGGCACGAGTGGGAGATGACTGCGCCGGACGGCCAGTCGATCGCGGTGCCGGTGCAGCCGTCGCTGGTGACCAGCAACGCCGAGCTGATGCACCGCGCGGTGCTGGCCGACATGGGGATCGCCATCCTGTCGTCTTACATGGCGCGGCCGGATCTGGAGTCGGGGCGGCTGGTGCGCGTGCTGCCGCAGTACAAGCTGCCGCACCGATCGCTATCGCTGGTCTACCCGAGCCGCAAGTTCCTGCCGACCAAGGTGCGCACCTTCATCGACTACATGCTGGCCCAGGCGATGGAGGCCAAGCAGAGCGAGGCCCGCGCCGGCCGCGCGCTGACCGAGGCCGCATAA